In Niallia sp. FSL W8-0635, one genomic interval encodes:
- the dpsA gene encoding dipicolinate synthase subunit DpsA: MNQNHVLLIIGGDFRQLEVIRLLAPKLRKIYLMGFEDASIPFENVVKVKEQTAPLHEVDSILLPIPGIQDNGMAESTFSKEGVILTKDIINKTKSNSIIYSGIIPPFLKQLAAETNRNLVALFARNDVAILNSIPTAEGTLMLAIKHTDITIHNANLLVLGFGRVGKTVARLFSAVGAKVTVLVNKKEDEARVIEMGFLPIFEASLESTISAQHIVINTVPALILTAPLIRKMSSQALIIDLASKPGGTDFTAAKEHNIQTLWALGLPAKVAPRTAGTIIGKTLLELLTTE, from the coding sequence TTGAATCAGAATCATGTGTTATTAATCATTGGTGGTGACTTTAGACAGCTAGAAGTGATTCGCCTTTTAGCACCAAAGCTTAGAAAAATATATTTAATGGGGTTTGAAGATGCTTCCATCCCTTTTGAAAATGTTGTAAAAGTAAAGGAACAAACAGCCCCGCTTCATGAAGTGGACAGTATTCTCTTGCCGATTCCCGGAATTCAAGATAACGGAATGGCAGAATCGACATTTTCCAAGGAAGGAGTGATTCTAACCAAAGATATCATTAATAAAACGAAATCAAATTCGATTATATATTCTGGCATTATTCCCCCCTTCTTAAAACAACTTGCTGCAGAAACGAATCGCAATTTGGTTGCACTTTTCGCGAGAAATGATGTAGCTATTCTTAATTCCATCCCAACAGCAGAAGGCACATTAATGCTTGCTATTAAGCATACCGATATTACGATACATAACGCTAATTTACTTGTACTAGGTTTCGGGAGAGTCGGCAAAACGGTTGCTCGTCTTTTTTCTGCAGTTGGTGCCAAAGTTACAGTCCTTGTTAACAAAAAGGAAGATGAAGCAAGAGTAATAGAAATGGGATTCTTACCTATTTTTGAAGCATCATTAGAATCTACAATCTCAGCCCAACATATTGTAATAAATACCGTTCCTGCACTTATTCTGACTGCTCCTCTTATAAGAAAAATGTCCAGCCAAGCTTTAATCATTGATTTAGCTAGCAAGCCAGGGGGAACTGATTTTACTGCTGCAAAGGAACATAATATCCAAACATTATGGGCATTAGGTTTACCTGCAAAGGTAGCACCAAGAACAGCAGGTACCATCATCGGAAAAACCTTATTAGAATTACTTACAACAGAATAA
- a CDS encoding methyl-accepting chemotaxis protein produces the protein MRKLKSFNQNLKLSTKLYIAFTLILIVPTLTVAYLSLQSAKHELSEKISESTKENVKLLNSSIDNTISPKLYDANYLAEIITGDLFEKQEDNPVALMTKLEQYKGLHPEADAVYLGTLDGKMYTSPALDLPEDYDPRERTWFTQAMNNSEDKAIVTSPYIDASSGEMVVTITKKTIDGAGIIGIDLNLSELEKTTKNVEIGKEGYIILLDAEQTFLVSPVNETGTKVEKDFPNLYNQNSGEHHYKRNDEDRTLYFLTNENTGWKIVGSMLDAETDAAAQPILQKSLLVVAISIILGGAIIILIIRSLVNRLKDIQNKAKKISDGDLTEEIRIQSNDEIGQLAQSFTTMQTSLKTLLRTLEQHSLTVATTAEELNASAGQTSEANEQVATAIQHVAISAEKQTEGVEANILSLNQIVNGTNTVLLNANEVLERTQTTTQNAEVGKAIVEQTVYQMSEIHHSVSDSNKVIASLNDRTKEIGAIVEVITDISNQTNLLALNAAIEAARAGESGKGFTVVADEVRKLAEQSQVSASQITEIIKAIQQDSKETVYTMSTVEKNVQKGLKISEEAINKFMEIYDNMNLISPQMSQVTSTLNDILTFVQNTEKTAVIISDLAKNNAASSEEVAASTEEQLAAMEEISLSANTLASMTDELIQLIKKYKF, from the coding sequence ATGAGAAAATTGAAATCATTCAATCAAAATTTAAAATTAAGCACCAAACTCTACATTGCATTTACCCTTATTCTAATCGTCCCTACTTTAACGGTAGCGTACCTATCTCTGCAAAGTGCTAAACATGAACTTAGCGAAAAAATATCGGAGAGCACAAAAGAGAATGTAAAATTATTAAACAGTAGTATCGACAATACGATTTCTCCCAAGCTTTATGATGCCAATTATTTGGCAGAAATAATAACAGGCGACTTATTTGAAAAACAAGAAGATAATCCTGTTGCTCTTATGACAAAGCTAGAACAATATAAAGGACTTCATCCAGAAGCTGACGCCGTTTATTTAGGAACTCTGGACGGAAAAATGTACACATCTCCAGCTTTAGATCTTCCAGAGGATTATGATCCAAGAGAAAGAACTTGGTTTACACAAGCAATGAACAACTCAGAAGATAAAGCAATCGTAACAAGTCCTTATATAGATGCTAGTTCTGGAGAAATGGTAGTAACTATTACAAAAAAAACAATAGATGGTGCCGGAATAATTGGAATTGACCTTAATTTATCCGAATTAGAAAAAACTACTAAAAACGTAGAAATTGGTAAAGAAGGCTATATCATACTTTTGGATGCAGAACAAACCTTTCTTGTTAGCCCAGTAAACGAAACTGGTACAAAGGTTGAAAAAGATTTTCCTAATCTATATAACCAAAATTCTGGAGAGCATCATTATAAAAGGAATGATGAAGATAGAACACTTTACTTTTTAACAAACGAGAATACAGGTTGGAAGATTGTTGGTTCCATGCTGGACGCTGAAACAGATGCTGCCGCACAACCTATCTTACAAAAAAGTCTTTTAGTTGTGGCCATTTCTATTATTCTTGGTGGGGCTATTATTATTTTAATTATTCGTTCACTTGTTAATAGATTAAAAGACATTCAGAATAAAGCAAAAAAAATAAGCGATGGAGATCTCACAGAAGAGATACGTATTCAGTCCAATGATGAAATTGGACAACTTGCCCAGTCTTTTACTACCATGCAAACCAGTTTAAAAACACTTTTAAGGACTCTTGAGCAACATTCTTTAACGGTTGCCACAACTGCTGAAGAATTAAACGCTAGTGCTGGTCAAACAAGTGAAGCTAATGAGCAAGTCGCAACTGCAATCCAACATGTGGCTATTAGTGCCGAAAAACAAACAGAAGGCGTAGAAGCAAATATACTATCCTTAAATCAAATAGTAAATGGTACAAATACAGTTTTGCTAAATGCTAATGAGGTATTAGAGCGTACACAAACTACTACTCAAAATGCAGAAGTAGGAAAAGCAATTGTCGAGCAAACCGTTTATCAAATGAGTGAAATTCATCATTCTGTATCTGATTCAAATAAAGTAATTGCTTCATTAAATGATCGGACAAAAGAAATTGGCGCAATCGTAGAGGTTATCACAGATATTTCTAATCAGACTAATTTACTTGCCCTAAACGCTGCAATTGAAGCAGCAAGAGCTGGAGAATCAGGTAAGGGCTTTACTGTCGTAGCAGATGAAGTAAGAAAATTAGCGGAACAATCTCAAGTTTCTGCCAGTCAAATTACGGAAATCATTAAGGCGATCCAACAGGATTCCAAAGAAACAGTCTATACCATGTCTACTGTAGAAAAAAATGTACAGAAAGGACTTAAAATTTCAGAAGAAGCCATCAATAAATTCATGGAAATATATGATAATATGAATCTAATTTCACCACAAATGTCGCAAGTGACTTCGACACTAAATGATATATTAACTTTTGTACAAAACACAGAAAAAACAGCAGTAATCATATCAGATCTAGCCAAAAACAATGCTGCTTCTTCTGAAGAAGTTGCAGCTTCAACAGAAGAACAACTTGCCGCAATGGAAGAAATATCTTTATCTGCCAATACACTTGCTTCCATGACAGATGAATTGATACAGTTAATTAAAAAATATAAGTTTTAA
- a CDS encoding AraC family transcriptional regulator, with the protein MRTKHTYHQPVNEKVIYQNPLLSLKVWEINDERENAMTSVEYYPWHYHKEVELLAILDGSLAVQTKEMDQTISAGDVLIMGASQPHRTSKAKGDKLRYIVLQIDLHKHFDQSILPYFYCFSELTHPLDRINYIFKENQHIKKEVHFLINEIHRESQTKEKGYEIAINYSIKRLLLLFVRNDTKNMLHYSEEQDLSRLKPVLDYIDSHLEDRILVEDVCELLNFSYHYFIKYFKKVMGMSFVDYMNLKRIKKAELLLLTTDKSILEISYEVGITNMAQFYKLFKRENQCSPKAFKNKMQKA; encoded by the coding sequence ATGAGGACAAAGCACACCTATCATCAGCCTGTTAACGAAAAAGTTATTTACCAAAATCCTCTTCTATCCCTAAAAGTGTGGGAGATAAATGATGAGAGGGAAAATGCAATGACTTCTGTTGAATATTATCCTTGGCACTATCATAAAGAAGTGGAGTTACTTGCAATTCTTGATGGTAGTTTGGCGGTACAAACGAAAGAAATGGATCAAACGATTTCTGCAGGGGATGTACTTATTATGGGAGCGTCACAACCTCATAGAACAAGTAAAGCTAAGGGTGATAAATTGCGTTATATCGTCTTGCAAATAGATTTACATAAGCACTTTGATCAAAGTATTCTTCCTTATTTCTATTGCTTTTCAGAATTAACACATCCATTAGACAGGATAAATTATATCTTTAAAGAGAATCAGCACATAAAAAAAGAGGTACATTTTTTAATTAACGAGATACATAGAGAAAGTCAAACAAAAGAAAAAGGCTATGAAATTGCCATCAATTATTCAATCAAAAGGCTTCTTCTTTTATTCGTTAGAAATGATACAAAAAATATGCTCCATTATTCAGAAGAACAAGACCTTTCCAGACTTAAGCCTGTTTTAGATTATATTGATAGTCATTTAGAAGACCGAATACTTGTAGAGGATGTCTGTGAGCTTTTAAATTTTAGCTATCATTATTTTATCAAATACTTTAAAAAAGTAATGGGTATGTCTTTTGTCGATTATATGAATCTAAAGCGAATAAAAAAAGCCGAATTATTACTCTTAACTACAGACAAAAGCATTTTAGAAATAAGTTATGAAGTCGGAATTACGAATATGGCCCAGTTTTATAAACTTTTCAAACGAGAAAATCAGTGTTCACCTAAAGCCTTTAAAAATAAAATGCAAAAAGCTTAG
- a CDS encoding ThuA domain-containing protein — MITIWNENRHEKKHPLVAEIYPNGIHGTIAAFLEKEGFETHTATLDESEHGLTDEVLNNTDVLVWWGHLAHDEVKDEIVQKVKQRVLDGMGLIVLHSGHFSKIFKSLMGTSCDLKWREADDRERLWVVAPNHPIVEGISEYIELEKEEMYGEHFDIPVPDELIFTSWFEGGEVFRSGCTYARGNGKVFYFRPGHETYPTYHHKDIQQVISNAVKWATPVKRKRPVYGNAKPIETITVK; from the coding sequence ATGATTACAATCTGGAATGAAAACCGTCATGAGAAGAAACATCCACTTGTTGCAGAGATCTATCCAAATGGAATTCATGGTACGATTGCTGCTTTTTTGGAGAAGGAAGGCTTTGAAACGCATACGGCTACTTTAGATGAATCAGAGCATGGATTAACGGACGAAGTATTAAATAATACGGATGTATTAGTATGGTGGGGACATTTAGCACATGATGAGGTAAAGGATGAAATCGTACAAAAAGTGAAACAGCGTGTTTTAGATGGAATGGGTTTAATTGTTCTTCATTCTGGTCATTTTTCTAAAATTTTCAAATCGTTAATGGGTACTAGCTGTGACTTAAAGTGGAGAGAAGCGGATGATCGGGAAAGACTTTGGGTGGTAGCACCTAATCATCCAATTGTGGAAGGAATTAGTGAATACATTGAATTAGAAAAAGAGGAAATGTACGGGGAACATTTTGATATACCTGTACCAGATGAACTTATTTTCACTAGCTGGTTTGAAGGAGGAGAGGTTTTCCGAAGCGGCTGTACGTATGCAAGAGGAAACGGAAAGGTATTTTATTTTAGACCAGGACATGAGACGTATCCGACATATCATCATAAAGATATCCAACAAGTAATTAGCAATGCAGTAAAATGGGCAACACCTGTTAAACGGAAGAGACCAGTGTATGGGAATGCTAAGCCTATCGAAACAATTACAGTTAAATAA
- a CDS encoding Gfo/Idh/MocA family protein, which translates to MAKLKVGVIGCGSIAQHRHIPEYLWNKQVELVAVCDINEERAAEVAEKHQVQAFTDYKELLKMTEIDAVSVCTPNYLHAPISIDALKAGKHVLCEKPMATSEEEANQMIEAAKQSGKKLMIGHNQRFVASHQKAHQLIKSGEVGKIYSFRTTFGHGGPEGWSVDGKDSWFFKKEEAFIGAMGDLGVHKADLLRYVLGEEFSEVGAFVETNAKEFSSVDDNAVCILRTESGIIGTLTASWAYRGREDNSTVIYAEKAVIRLEDDPNYSLIIQYTNGEKVNYELGRIQSNADGGQNKTGVIDHFVESIIEDKDPLICGEEGKKSLAIILAALKSQETKTITKI; encoded by the coding sequence ATGGCTAAATTAAAAGTAGGTGTAATTGGATGTGGAAGTATTGCGCAGCATCGTCATATTCCGGAGTATCTATGGAATAAGCAAGTGGAATTAGTTGCTGTATGTGACATCAACGAAGAAAGAGCAGCAGAAGTGGCGGAAAAACATCAGGTTCAAGCATTTACAGATTATAAAGAATTATTAAAAATGACAGAAATAGATGCAGTAAGTGTATGTACGCCTAATTATCTTCATGCTCCTATTTCAATAGATGCCTTGAAAGCTGGAAAACATGTGCTTTGTGAAAAGCCAATGGCGACCTCAGAAGAAGAAGCGAACCAAATGATAGAAGCTGCTAAACAGAGTGGTAAAAAATTAATGATTGGACATAACCAACGCTTTGTTGCCTCCCATCAAAAGGCACATCAGTTAATTAAAAGTGGGGAAGTTGGTAAAATATACAGCTTCCGTACTACATTTGGTCATGGTGGTCCAGAAGGCTGGAGTGTAGATGGCAAGGACAGCTGGTTCTTTAAAAAGGAAGAAGCTTTTATTGGAGCTATGGGAGATTTAGGAGTACATAAAGCTGATTTATTACGATATGTATTAGGAGAAGAATTTTCTGAGGTAGGAGCATTTGTAGAAACGAATGCCAAAGAATTCTCAAGCGTGGATGACAATGCTGTTTGTATATTACGAACAGAGAGCGGTATTATCGGAACACTTACAGCGAGCTGGGCTTATAGAGGGAGAGAAGATAATTCTACTGTTATCTATGCAGAGAAAGCAGTTATTCGCTTAGAGGATGATCCAAACTATTCGTTAATTATTCAATATACAAATGGAGAAAAAGTAAATTATGAGTTAGGTAGAATTCAGTCAAATGCTGATGGTGGTCAGAATAAGACAGGTGTTATTGATCATTTTGTAGAAAGTATTATAGAGGATAAAGACCCTCTTATATGTGGAGAAGAAGGCAAAAAATCCTTAGCTATTATTCTTGCAGCTTTAAAGTCACAAGAAACGAAGACAATTACAAAAATATAA
- a CDS encoding sugar phosphate isomerase/epimerase family protein, translated as MKLGVFTVLFADKSFEEMLDAVKEAGIQAVEIGTGGYPGNNHCNLEELLESEEKRKEYLEKVAARDLIISAFSCHGNPISPEETFAKESHETLIKTIKLASLMNVPVVNCFSGTAGDHDGAKYPNWPVTPWPNEYSDVKKWQWEEKLIPYWKEVGKIAKEHGVKIGLELHGGFLVHTPYTLLKLREETCDAIGANLDPSHLWWQGIDPVAAIKILSKENAIHHFHAKDTYIDQENVNMYGLTDMQPYGEVRTRAWTFRSVGCGHSVSEWSDMMSALRTYGYDYVVSIEHEDPIMSIKEGLTRAVTNLKSVLIEESPSQIWWV; from the coding sequence ATGAAATTAGGTGTGTTTACTGTTTTATTTGCAGATAAATCATTTGAAGAAATGCTTGATGCAGTGAAGGAAGCTGGAATTCAAGCGGTAGAAATAGGTACAGGTGGTTATCCAGGAAACAATCATTGCAATCTAGAGGAATTATTGGAATCGGAAGAAAAGCGAAAAGAATATTTAGAAAAGGTCGCAGCACGTGATTTAATCATTAGTGCCTTCAGCTGTCATGGAAATCCTATTTCACCAGAAGAAACATTTGCAAAGGAATCCCATGAAACGCTGATTAAAACAATTAAACTAGCATCTTTGATGAATGTTCCTGTCGTAAATTGCTTTTCAGGAACTGCTGGAGATCATGATGGAGCGAAATATCCAAACTGGCCTGTTACACCGTGGCCAAATGAATATAGTGATGTGAAAAAATGGCAATGGGAAGAAAAATTGATTCCTTATTGGAAAGAAGTAGGGAAAATTGCAAAAGAGCATGGTGTGAAAATTGGCTTAGAGCTTCATGGCGGTTTTCTTGTGCATACACCATATACGCTACTGAAATTACGTGAGGAAACCTGTGATGCTATTGGAGCAAATTTGGATCCAAGCCATTTATGGTGGCAAGGGATAGACCCAGTTGCAGCGATAAAAATTTTATCTAAGGAAAATGCCATCCATCATTTTCATGCAAAAGATACGTATATTGATCAGGAAAATGTCAATATGTATGGTTTAACAGATATGCAGCCATATGGGGAAGTTCGTACAAGAGCATGGACATTTCGCTCAGTAGGATGTGGACATAGTGTAAGTGAATGGTCTGATATGATGAGTGCTTTAAGAACTTATGGATATGATTATGTTGTTAGCATTGAGCATGAGGATCCAATTATGTCAATAAAAGAGGGACTAACAAGGGCAGTAACCAATCTGAAATCGGTCCTAATTGAAGAATCACCTTCTCAAATATGGTGGGTGTAA
- a CDS encoding Gfo/Idh/MocA family protein, which yields MSKLKVAIIGCGNIFPMHAQSIVSREDAELVAVCDVKQERAEEKAKIYQCASYTDYKEMFEIENIDVLHICLPHHLHAPVTIEAAKRKIHILTEKPMSIHYDDAKAMVEAAKENKVTLGVIFQNRYNPGSQLIKRMLDNGDLGTIKSGKLSVTWDRSDEYYQKSDWKGTWEKEGGGVIIDQAIHTMDLMRWFINEEIKYVDASISNRAHEIIEVEDAAEGVIAYKNGIVTAFHAINYYTYDAPVEIELHCEKGIAKMVADRATVRLLDGREFIADNNPQETFHYENGVKGYWGVSHVKQINNFYDSLTTGIPLDITGEEALKTQEMICAVYESGKKKERVYFKSKVETL from the coding sequence ATGTCCAAGTTAAAGGTAGCTATTATTGGCTGTGGCAATATTTTTCCTATGCATGCACAGTCGATTGTATCAAGAGAAGATGCAGAGCTAGTAGCAGTTTGTGATGTAAAACAAGAACGAGCGGAAGAAAAAGCAAAAATCTATCAATGTGCAAGCTATACCGACTATAAAGAAATGTTTGAAATAGAAAACATAGATGTGTTGCATATCTGTTTACCACATCATCTGCATGCACCGGTAACAATAGAAGCAGCAAAAAGGAAGATTCATATTTTAACAGAGAAACCGATGTCTATTCACTATGACGATGCGAAGGCAATGGTTGAGGCAGCAAAGGAAAATAAGGTTACCCTTGGTGTCATTTTCCAAAATCGCTATAATCCTGGGTCACAGCTCATTAAGAGAATGCTAGATAATGGAGACCTTGGTACGATAAAATCAGGTAAGCTATCTGTTACATGGGATCGATCTGATGAATATTATCAAAAAAGCGATTGGAAAGGTACATGGGAAAAAGAGGGCGGCGGCGTCATAATCGATCAAGCGATTCATACGATGGATTTAATGAGATGGTTTATTAACGAGGAAATTAAGTACGTCGATGCATCAATAAGTAATCGAGCACATGAAATAATAGAGGTGGAAGATGCTGCTGAAGGAGTTATTGCCTATAAAAATGGCATCGTGACGGCTTTTCATGCTATTAATTATTATACGTATGATGCACCGGTTGAAATTGAATTACATTGTGAAAAGGGAATTGCCAAAATGGTAGCTGATCGTGCAACTGTACGTTTATTGGATGGAAGAGAATTTATTGCAGATAACAATCCACAGGAAACCTTTCATTATGAAAATGGAGTAAAAGGATACTGGGGTGTAAGTCATGTGAAGCAAATAAATAATTTTTATGATTCATTGACTACGGGAATCCCTTTAGATATTACAGGGGAAGAAGCGTTAAAAACACAAGAAATGATTTGTGCAGTTTATGAATCAGGGAAGAAAAAAGAACGTGTGTATTTTAAATCGAAAGTAGAAACTTTGTAA
- the rpmG gene encoding 50S ribosomal protein L33 has protein sequence MRVNITLVCTETGDRNYITTKNKRNNPDRLELMKYSPRLKRKTLHKESK, from the coding sequence ATGAGAGTAAATATAACACTTGTTTGCACAGAGACAGGGGATCGTAACTATATAACTACGAAGAATAAGCGGAATAACCCAGATCGATTAGAATTAATGAAATATAGTCCACGTTTAAAAAGAAAAACATTGCATAAAGAGAGTAAATAA
- a CDS encoding metal ABC transporter substrate-binding protein translates to MGKKFKLVSMMLLAVLIIAACGKGENDASGGASKEKLQIMTTFYPMYEFTKNIAGDKADVKLLIPSNQEPHGWEPTPKDIANVQSSDLFVFNSVYMETFVDTIKSAVDNKETVFVEASKGITLKEGITDEHDHESEEAGHDHEGEEADHDHESEEAEHEHSHEKDPHVWLSPALAIKEVETITASLIEADPDNKETYQQNSEAYIAKLSALDQQYKDSLSKVEKKEMITQHAAFGYLASEYGLTQVPIAGLSPEQEPNAQRLAELKDFAKEHDISVIYFEETASKKVADTLATEIGAKTEVLSTLEVLSKEDEDNGLDYIKVMERNLEKIVQAQQ, encoded by the coding sequence ATGGGGAAAAAATTTAAATTAGTTAGTATGATGTTACTTGCAGTATTGATAATAGCTGCTTGTGGAAAAGGCGAAAATGATGCGTCAGGTGGGGCAAGCAAAGAAAAGCTGCAGATCATGACAACATTTTATCCTATGTATGAATTTACAAAAAACATTGCTGGTGATAAGGCAGATGTAAAATTACTTATTCCTTCTAATCAGGAGCCACATGGTTGGGAGCCAACACCAAAAGATATAGCGAATGTACAATCATCAGATCTATTTGTTTTTAATAGTGTTTATATGGAAACCTTTGTAGATACTATTAAATCTGCTGTTGATAATAAAGAAACAGTGTTTGTTGAAGCAAGTAAAGGAATTACATTAAAAGAGGGAATTACAGATGAACATGATCACGAGAGCGAAGAAGCAGGCCATGATCATGAGGGTGAAGAAGCAGATCATGATCACGAAAGTGAAGAAGCGGAACACGAGCATAGCCATGAGAAAGATCCACATGTGTGGTTAAGCCCAGCATTAGCGATTAAAGAAGTAGAAACAATTACAGCTAGCTTAATCGAAGCAGATCCAGATAATAAGGAAACATATCAACAAAATAGTGAAGCATATATTGCTAAATTATCAGCACTTGATCAACAATATAAAGACTCTTTAAGTAAAGTAGAGAAAAAAGAGATGATTACACAGCATGCTGCATTTGGATACTTAGCTAGTGAATATGGACTTACACAAGTGCCGATTGCTGGATTATCACCAGAACAAGAACCAAACGCACAACGTTTAGCTGAATTAAAAGATTTTGCAAAAGAGCATGATATTAGTGTTATTTATTTTGAAGAAACTGCATCTAAAAAGGTTGCCGATACACTGGCAACTGAAATCGGAGCAAAAACAGAAGTACTTAGCACTTTAGAAGTGTTAAGCAAAGAAGATGAAGATAATGGATTGGATTATATAAAGGTAATGGAAAGAAATTTAGAAAAAATCGTGCAAGCTCAACAATAA